From Spirochaetaceae bacterium, the proteins below share one genomic window:
- a CDS encoding DUF1232 domain-containing protein, whose translation MSKFKAWVKAKTKVLKQQITILYYIIRHPKIPFYARIPAILALIYFASPIDLIPDFIPIIGFLDDLAVLAFFIFLTYKLTPKAIIDECKEQALNGRGDIPSKWYYAVPIIIIWLALIFLVIWRLFF comes from the coding sequence ATGAGCAAATTTAAAGCTTGGGTAAAAGCTAAAACTAAAGTACTTAAACAGCAAATAACCATTTTATATTACATTATAAGACACCCTAAAATCCCTTTTTATGCTCGTATACCGGCTATTTTAGCCCTTATTTATTTTGCCAGCCCCATCGATTTAATCCCCGATTTTATCCCCATCATCGGTTTTTTAGACGATTTAGCTGTGTTAGCCTTTTTTATTTTTTTAACTTATAAATTAACGCCAAAGGCTATTATTGATGAATGCAAAGAGCAAGCCCTTAATGGTCGTGGCGATATACCCAGCAAGTGGTATTACGCTGTACCTATTATAATTATTTGGCTTGCCCTTATCTTTTTAGTTATTTGGCGGCTATTTTTTTAA